One genomic region from bacterium encodes:
- a CDS encoding BamA/TamA family outer membrane protein — protein sequence MTRVWCLLLALCLLGPASNAQAQWFGQNKVQYGNFHWNYITSEHFDVYFYEGGYDLAVFAVAVLESAYVDVSAQLDHQLRRRVPTIIYQSHNEFQQTNVTESLLPEGVGGFTESFKNRMVMPFTGSYEDFRHVLHHELTHAVTFDKMYGEGVGSIISRRSFFDLPLWFAEGFAEYSSRHGWDTFADMVIRDATVHGYLMPLQYVGGYLAYKQGQSAVLYLAERYGEAKIAELLSKGRFEMTMDNVLRKSIGMGEREFNDEWQKRLRKEYWPEISQREEPKDFATQLTDHEKDGSYYNDKPVFSPRGDRLALISERDDYTEVKIVSVVDGKKLQRVLKGGSSDRFESLHSYLSGMSFSPNGSTLALIAKSGGADVLYLANVDGKGDDRTIRLKGFTSLRSPTYAPDGQSVVLVACRHDANDLYRVDLATAQVTQLTDDRFDEQDPEFAPNGNRLVFASDRPSDSTRPLLLGKTQEPRTFRYGRYNIFEADLDAGVARPITNDDAESKMPVYAPDGERICYVSNLNGIYNLYVVDSGAARQYPITDALSGCFSPSWSPDGQNIAFSAFFKGGFDVFLIKEIRPRGDSLGHLAPTAFVRRLAGADSGQFVQRRDIELEERAPKALEEDLEFTSYVKRAESPFRKQPLPPVDTVAAADSNAASDSGAQAVTPDTAAAVAPAPVLSSSDTAASDAAAVPDTGFEVHKYKLKFSPDLVTGGLGYDTFFGLRGQSYFVISDYLGDHQIFIASDLINTIDQSNIQIFYAYRPKRIDWGFGIFHSKYYYLDFDDRLFSDRTYGFQGIASRPFSRFTRLEFDAMMIFIDRRYFDPNPQTGDYDDRSDRVGLGALSLVHDNANWGLTGPMSGRRYRLTLEAAPAGLSEGVAYQAFTADMRQYLRISGRYSLGLRAAGGVSGGDNPKRFYLGGVSNWIGSDIARSDVYDVDGLYFSQVITPFRGYDYYAISGNKFAMANVEFRFPFVDYLAMRFPLPIVLSRVGGALFTDIGAAWTDSDRFQGATSQDGFRLKDIKMSFGYGLRANLGFVVLRFDQAWRTDLDSVADRPAFYFSLGADY from the coding sequence ATGACAAGAGTCTGGTGCCTGTTGCTCGCGCTCTGTCTGCTTGGGCCCGCTTCCAACGCGCAGGCGCAATGGTTCGGGCAGAACAAGGTCCAGTACGGTAACTTCCACTGGAACTACATCACCTCCGAGCACTTCGATGTCTACTTCTACGAGGGCGGTTACGACTTGGCGGTCTTTGCCGTCGCGGTGCTCGAGTCGGCCTACGTCGATGTTTCCGCGCAGCTGGACCACCAGTTGCGCCGTCGTGTCCCGACGATTATCTACCAGTCCCACAACGAGTTCCAGCAAACCAATGTCACCGAGAGTCTGCTGCCGGAAGGGGTGGGCGGATTCACCGAGTCGTTTAAGAACCGCATGGTCATGCCCTTCACCGGCTCGTATGAGGATTTCCGGCACGTCCTGCATCACGAACTGACTCATGCGGTCACTTTCGACAAGATGTACGGCGAAGGGGTCGGCTCGATCATCTCCCGCCGCTCCTTCTTCGATCTGCCGCTGTGGTTTGCCGAAGGGTTCGCCGAGTACTCCTCGCGCCATGGCTGGGACACCTTCGCGGACATGGTGATCCGTGATGCCACGGTGCACGGTTACCTGATGCCGCTGCAATACGTGGGCGGGTATCTGGCTTACAAGCAGGGACAGTCGGCGGTGCTCTACCTGGCGGAGCGCTACGGCGAAGCGAAGATCGCCGAGTTGCTGAGCAAGGGGCGCTTCGAGATGACGATGGACAATGTCCTGCGCAAATCCATCGGCATGGGGGAGCGTGAATTCAACGACGAATGGCAAAAACGGCTTCGCAAGGAATACTGGCCGGAAATCTCCCAGCGCGAGGAGCCCAAGGATTTCGCCACGCAGTTGACCGACCACGAGAAGGACGGCTCCTACTACAACGACAAGCCGGTCTTCTCGCCGCGCGGCGACCGTCTGGCGCTCATTTCCGAGCGCGACGATTACACCGAAGTCAAGATCGTCTCGGTCGTCGACGGCAAGAAGTTGCAGCGGGTGCTGAAGGGCGGCTCCTCCGATCGCTTCGAGTCGCTCCACTCCTATCTCTCCGGAATGAGTTTTTCGCCGAATGGCTCCACCCTCGCCCTGATCGCCAAGTCCGGCGGCGCCGATGTGCTCTACCTGGCCAATGTTGATGGCAAGGGGGATGACCGCACGATCCGTCTGAAGGGTTTCACGTCGCTGCGCTCGCCGACCTATGCGCCCGACGGCCAATCGGTCGTGCTGGTCGCCTGCCGCCATGACGCCAACGATCTGTACCGTGTCGATTTGGCCACCGCGCAGGTGACGCAATTGACCGATGACCGTTTCGATGAGCAGGATCCCGAGTTTGCCCCCAACGGCAATCGTCTGGTTTTTGCCAGCGACCGTCCGTCGGACTCGACACGCCCGTTGCTGCTGGGCAAGACCCAGGAGCCGCGGACATTCCGCTATGGCCGCTACAACATCTTCGAAGCCGACCTCGACGCCGGGGTGGCGCGTCCGATCACCAACGATGACGCCGAGTCGAAGATGCCGGTGTACGCGCCGGACGGCGAGCGTATCTGCTATGTCTCCAATCTCAATGGCATCTACAACCTCTATGTGGTCGATTCGGGCGCCGCGCGTCAGTATCCGATCACCGATGCGCTCTCCGGCTGCTTTTCGCCGAGTTGGTCGCCCGATGGCCAGAACATCGCCTTCTCCGCGTTTTTCAAGGGCGGCTTCGATGTCTTTCTGATCAAGGAGATTCGTCCGCGCGGCGATTCGCTCGGCCACCTGGCGCCGACCGCGTTTGTGCGGCGGCTGGCCGGCGCCGATTCCGGGCAGTTTGTGCAACGGCGTGATATCGAACTGGAGGAGCGCGCGCCCAAGGCCCTCGAGGAGGACTTGGAGTTCACCTCCTATGTCAAGCGCGCCGAAAGCCCGTTTCGCAAGCAGCCACTGCCGCCGGTCGACACCGTCGCGGCGGCCGATTCCAATGCCGCTTCGGACTCCGGCGCGCAAGCGGTAACGCCGGACACCGCGGCCGCTGTCGCGCCGGCGCCCGTGCTTTCATCCTCCGACACCGCCGCGTCGGACGCGGCGGCTGTGCCCGACACCGGCTTTGAGGTGCACAAATACAAACTCAAGTTCTCACCCGATCTGGTGACCGGCGGGCTGGGCTATGACACCTTCTTCGGATTGCGCGGGCAGTCCTACTTCGTGATCTCCGACTATCTCGGCGACCACCAGATCTTCATCGCCTCCGACCTGATCAACACGATTGATCAGTCCAACATCCAGATCTTCTACGCCTACCGCCCCAAGCGCATCGACTGGGGGTTTGGCATCTTCCATTCCAAGTACTACTACCTCGATTTCGACGACCGGTTGTTCTCCGACCGCACCTATGGTTTTCAGGGAATCGCCTCGCGACCGTTCTCGCGCTTTACCCGCCTGGAGTTCGACGCGATGATGATCTTCATCGACCGCCGCTACTTCGATCCCAACCCGCAGACCGGCGACTACGATGACCGTTCCGATCGCGTCGGGCTGGGCGCGCTGTCGTTGGTGCACGACAACGCCAACTGGGGACTGACCGGCCCGATGAGCGGCCGGCGTTACCGACTGACGCTCGAGGCGGCCCCGGCGGGTCTCTCGGAGGGTGTGGCCTACCAGGCGTTCACCGCCGATATGCGGCAGTACCTCCGTATCAGCGGCCGTTACAGTCTCGGGTTGCGCGCTGCCGGGGGCGTGTCGGGCGGCGACAACCCCAAGCGCTTCTACCTCGGCGGCGTCAGCAACTGGATCGGCTCCGACATCGCGCGGTCGGATGTCTACGACGTCGATGGACTCTACTTTTCGCAGGTGATCACGCCGTTTCGCGGCTACGACTACTATGCGATTTCCGGCAACAAGTTCGCGATGGCCAATGTCGAGTTCCGTTTCCCGTTCGTCGACTATCTGGCGATGCGCTTCCCGTTGCCCATAGTGCTCTCGCGCGTCGGGGGCGCGTTGTTTACCGACATCGGCGCCGCCTGGACCGACAGCGACCGCTTTCAGGGCGCGACATCGCAGGACGGTTTTCGCCTGAAGGACATCAAGATGTCCTTCGGTTATGGCCTGCGGGCCAACCTGGGATTTGTCGTTCTGCGCTTCGATCAGGCCTGGCGCACCGACCTCGATTCGGTGGCCGACCGGCCCGCCTTCTATTTCTCGCTCGGCGCCGACTACTAG
- a CDS encoding GNAT family N-acetyltransferase — MSVRNLDYLFRPRRIALIGVTINPNSVGGRVLANLVTGGFGGVVYPINAESEAVMGIPCYPNLAALPKTPDLAVICAAAVKVPDAVRECGEAGVKAIIIMTAGFREIGEAGRRLEDDIRQVQARFDGLRILGPNCLGIIVPGLNLNVSFALGMPKPGHVAFLSQSGALCTAILDWAIMAKVGFSYFVSVGNGLDVGFGDLIDYFGEDDNTKSIITYIESVNNPRAFMTAARAFARTKPIIVYKAGRFAESAAVASSHTGAMASSDAVYEAAFRRVGMARVFDIGDIFDCAELIGRNKIPTGSRLAIVTNAGGPGVMATDALIAAGGSLARLSASTIAGLNQVLPPSWSHANPVDVLGDATPKRIEKAMQIVLDDPQVDALLVIVTPQAMTNPTGMARAVGTLAASTSKPILAAWLGGQSMREGRQLLIDAGVSAYRTPEQAIRAFMTLVAYARNLETLYETPKDMPVDFAWDRRQIRADFMAQIGESVILPEHIAKSLVAAYGIPTTRTLVAADAEAACAAADQLGYPVVLKILSPEITHKSDVGGVALNLPDAAAVRAAFAAITAGAAATMPQARIDGVTVQPMATVRDTVELIAGIRKDPAFGTVILVGMGGVTAELFGDRAIGFPPLNERLARWMLESLKIWPLLKGYRGRPPVDVGKLIESLIRLSYLAADYPEIAELDINPLLAGPQGVVALDARIILDREAVGRDAEPYAHLALRPYPEMYVKRVTLKDGTEVLLRPIKPEDEPLWMAMLESCSKETIYSRFRYFFHWASHAVAVRYCYIDYDREIAIVAEHNAGGKRQLLGIGRLIADPDRETVEYAVLITDAWQKKELGSILTDHCLEIAQRWKMKRVVAQTTTDNRPMIAVFEKRGFAVTYADDDTTVDVERHLA, encoded by the coding sequence ATGTCGGTCCGGAATCTTGACTATCTCTTTCGCCCGCGGCGCATCGCGCTGATCGGCGTGACGATCAATCCCAACTCGGTGGGCGGGCGGGTGTTGGCCAACCTGGTCACCGGCGGGTTCGGCGGGGTGGTTTATCCGATCAATGCCGAGAGCGAGGCGGTGATGGGGATCCCCTGCTATCCCAACCTCGCCGCCCTCCCCAAGACCCCCGATTTGGCGGTGATCTGCGCCGCCGCGGTGAAGGTCCCCGATGCCGTGCGCGAATGCGGCGAAGCCGGGGTCAAGGCGATCATCATCATGACCGCCGGGTTCCGTGAAATCGGCGAGGCGGGGCGCCGTCTGGAGGACGACATCCGCCAGGTGCAGGCGCGTTTCGATGGCCTGCGCATCCTCGGTCCCAACTGCCTCGGGATCATCGTGCCGGGGCTGAATCTCAATGTCAGTTTCGCCCTCGGCATGCCCAAGCCGGGGCATGTTGCCTTTCTGTCGCAGTCAGGGGCGCTGTGCACCGCGATTCTCGACTGGGCGATCATGGCGAAGGTCGGGTTTTCGTATTTCGTCTCGGTCGGCAACGGGCTCGATGTCGGCTTCGGCGATCTCATCGACTACTTCGGCGAGGACGACAACACCAAATCGATCATCACGTACATCGAATCAGTCAACAACCCTCGCGCCTTCATGACTGCGGCGCGGGCTTTCGCGCGCACCAAGCCGATCATTGTCTACAAGGCGGGCCGTTTCGCCGAGTCGGCGGCGGTGGCTAGTTCACACACCGGGGCGATGGCCTCCTCCGATGCGGTCTATGAGGCCGCCTTCCGCCGGGTGGGGATGGCGCGGGTCTTCGACATTGGCGACATCTTCGACTGCGCCGAGCTGATCGGCCGCAACAAGATCCCGACCGGCTCGCGGTTGGCGATTGTCACCAACGCCGGTGGGCCGGGCGTCATGGCGACTGATGCCCTCATTGCCGCCGGTGGATCGCTGGCCCGGCTGTCGGCCTCCACCATCGCCGGCCTCAATCAAGTCCTGCCGCCGTCCTGGTCGCATGCCAATCCCGTCGATGTCCTCGGCGATGCCACCCCCAAGCGCATCGAAAAGGCGATGCAGATTGTCCTGGATGATCCGCAGGTCGATGCGCTGCTGGTGATCGTCACGCCGCAGGCGATGACCAATCCCACCGGCATGGCCAGGGCCGTAGGCACGCTGGCCGCATCGACCAGCAAGCCGATCCTCGCCGCTTGGCTGGGGGGGCAGTCGATGCGCGAGGGACGGCAACTGTTGATCGACGCCGGTGTTTCCGCCTATCGCACCCCGGAGCAGGCGATCCGCGCCTTCATGACGCTGGTCGCCTACGCGCGCAACCTCGAAACGCTATACGAGACCCCGAAGGACATGCCGGTCGATTTCGCCTGGGACCGTCGGCAGATCCGCGCCGATTTCATGGCGCAGATCGGCGAGAGCGTGATCCTGCCCGAGCACATTGCCAAGTCGCTGGTTGCGGCCTACGGCATCCCGACCACCCGCACGCTGGTCGCCGCGGATGCCGAGGCGGCCTGCGCCGCCGCTGACCAATTGGGCTACCCCGTCGTGCTGAAAATCCTCTCGCCTGAGATCACGCACAAATCGGATGTCGGCGGGGTGGCCCTCAATTTGCCCGATGCCGCCGCGGTGCGCGCCGCCTTCGCCGCGATCACGGCAGGGGCGGCGGCGACCATGCCGCAGGCGCGCATTGACGGGGTGACCGTCCAGCCGATGGCAACTGTCCGCGACACGGTCGAACTGATTGCCGGCATCCGCAAGGACCCGGCCTTCGGCACCGTCATCCTGGTCGGCATGGGCGGGGTCACCGCCGAACTGTTCGGCGACCGCGCCATCGGCTTCCCGCCGCTCAACGAACGGCTGGCGCGCTGGATGCTCGAATCGCTCAAAATCTGGCCGTTGCTCAAGGGCTACCGCGGACGTCCCCCGGTCGATGTCGGCAAGCTGATCGAGTCGCTGATCCGGCTGTCCTATCTGGCGGCGGACTATCCCGAAATCGCCGAGCTGGACATCAACCCGCTTCTGGCCGGCCCGCAGGGGGTGGTCGCGCTCGATGCCCGTATCATCCTCGATCGCGAGGCGGTCGGACGGGACGCGGAGCCGTATGCGCACCTGGCGTTGCGGCCCTATCCGGAGATGTATGTCAAGCGGGTGACGCTCAAGGACGGCACCGAGGTGCTCCTGCGGCCGATCAAGCCCGAGGACGAGCCGCTCTGGATGGCGATGCTGGAGTCCTGCTCGAAGGAGACGATCTACTCGCGCTTCCGCTACTTCTTCCACTGGGCCTCGCACGCGGTGGCGGTGCGCTACTGCTATATCGACTACGACCGCGAAATCGCCATTGTCGCCGAGCACAACGCCGGCGGCAAGCGACAGTTGCTCGGTATCGGGCGGTTGATCGCCGATCCCGACCGTGAGACGGTCGAGTACGCTGTCCTCATCACCGATGCCTGGCAGAAGAAAGAGCTGGGCAGCATTCTCACCGACCACTGCCTGGAGATTGCCCAACGCTGGAAGATGAAACGAGTGGTGGCGCAGACCACCACCGACAACCGCCCGATGATCGCGGTCTTCGAGAAGCGCGGCTTCGCCGTCACCTATGCCGACGACGACACCACGGTCGACGTCGAGCGCCATCTTGCCTGA
- a CDS encoding YIP1 family protein, whose protein sequence is MTEDLPVDNTDAATAPSRERLSFFAKLWNLYVNPRRLFAAIGGGHEWVILWLIIGAVSIAGYYPIRPIIRATQMEQVEKQLANNPGISAEQRQEIIDGMAENFDNPLFMLLAPVFQLIALLFVAAVLLFIANILLGGNARFLPMLNAYAWTGMLTILGTLVVVPLVAAKGSMDVSLGLGVLTSPDTNPFIKKVLSSFELFGLWQVWLSSLAVSILGPAPMSKSVTAVFSVWFVWVLIQGGLATLGINLGT, encoded by the coding sequence ATGACAGAGGACCTGCCGGTCGACAACACGGACGCTGCGACGGCGCCATCGCGCGAACGGCTCAGTTTCTTCGCCAAACTGTGGAATCTCTACGTCAATCCGCGCCGGCTTTTTGCCGCGATTGGCGGCGGTCATGAGTGGGTGATCCTCTGGCTCATCATCGGCGCCGTCTCGATCGCCGGTTACTATCCCATCCGTCCGATCATCAGGGCGACGCAGATGGAGCAGGTGGAAAAGCAGTTGGCCAACAATCCTGGCATCTCCGCCGAACAGCGGCAGGAAATTATCGATGGGATGGCCGAGAATTTTGACAACCCGCTGTTCATGCTGTTGGCGCCGGTCTTTCAGTTGATCGCGCTGCTCTTTGTCGCGGCGGTGCTGCTGTTTATCGCCAACATTCTGCTGGGCGGCAACGCCCGGTTCCTCCCAATGCTCAACGCCTACGCCTGGACCGGGATGCTAACGATTCTGGGGACGTTGGTTGTCGTGCCGTTGGTGGCGGCAAAGGGCTCGATGGATGTGTCGCTGGGTCTGGGGGTGCTGACATCGCCGGACACCAACCCGTTTATCAAGAAGGTGCTGTCGTCATTTGAGTTGTTCGGTCTCTGGCAAGTCTGGCTGTCGTCGCTGGCCGTCTCGATTCTCGGTCCGGCGCCGATGTCCAAGTCGGTGACCGCGGTCTTTTCGGTCTGGTTTGTGTGGGTTCTGATCCAGGGCGGCCTGGCCACTCTGGGCATCAATCTGGGCACGTGA
- a CDS encoding UDP-2,3-diacylglucosamine diphosphatase: MYHVPAMSDDRPVLFFSDAHFGAHAPTQEQEKIRRFTGFLHHARAIGAEVFFLGDLFDFWFEYKHWIPHHPVEVTAAIRELTAAGCPFHLVIGNHDCWARDFFPRQLGTELHRGDLTINRQGLRLYISHGDGKAPSDRGYRALKKVLRSPVSIWLYRHIPADWAFRLANYSSGRSRDLTGKRPPKFLEEYDRVAADLLKAGFDAVIMGHVHQGWVRRIGNGWWVNTGEWYENFDYVILENGVFRAERWT, translated from the coding sequence ATGTATCATGTCCCCGCAATGTCCGATGACCGCCCCGTGCTCTTCTTCTCCGACGCCCACTTCGGGGCCCACGCCCCGACGCAGGAACAGGAGAAGATTCGTCGCTTCACCGGCTTTCTACACCATGCGCGCGCAATCGGCGCGGAGGTTTTCTTCCTCGGTGATCTTTTTGATTTCTGGTTTGAATACAAGCACTGGATTCCGCACCACCCGGTCGAGGTGACCGCCGCCATCCGCGAACTGACCGCCGCCGGATGCCCTTTTCACCTGGTCATCGGCAATCATGACTGCTGGGCGCGGGATTTCTTCCCCCGCCAACTGGGGACGGAACTGCACCGCGGCGACCTGACCATCAACCGGCAGGGACTGCGGCTGTACATCTCCCACGGCGACGGCAAGGCGCCGTCCGACCGTGGGTATCGGGCGCTGAAAAAGGTCCTGCGGTCGCCGGTGTCGATCTGGCTTTACCGCCACATCCCCGCCGACTGGGCCTTCCGGCTGGCCAATTACTCCTCGGGACGCTCCCGCGACCTGACCGGCAAGCGGCCGCCGAAGTTCCTGGAGGAGTATGACCGCGTCGCCGCCGACTTGCTCAAGGCCGGCTTCGACGCCGTCATCATGGGGCATGTCCATCAGGGATGGGTGCGCCGGATCGGCAACGGCTGGTGGGTCAATACCGGCGAGTGGTACGAAAACTTCGATTACGTCATCCTCGAAAACGGCGTCTTCCGCGCCGAACGCTGGACATGA
- a CDS encoding plastocyanin/azurin family copper-binding protein: MSVLSRITVRPSVSSLAVPLFAALIVAFGCGDDKSGNGGASGPRFDPAEITIVVGDTIRWVATSGDHTVTSGTGAQDPNSGQLFNASLPEGDEFRHVFNATGTFDYYCIPHEANGMVGTVTVEAAEPRIVDVFVSGVTFNPAVVTINPGDQVRWTVNGSHTITSGAGPTDPNAGDRFDETVNTGSVITATFNDLGTIPYFCQLHFAMGMTGTINVVPRTSRTVEVEALD, from the coding sequence ATGTCCGTATTGTCCCGTATTACGGTTCGCCCGTCGGTATCGTCTCTTGCGGTCCCGCTGTTCGCCGCGCTGATCGTGGCTTTTGGCTGCGGCGATGACAAGTCCGGCAACGGCGGCGCCTCCGGGCCGCGGTTCGATCCGGCCGAAATCACCATCGTGGTCGGGGACACGATCCGCTGGGTCGCCACCAGCGGCGATCACACCGTGACCTCCGGCACCGGCGCCCAGGACCCCAACTCCGGCCAGTTGTTCAACGCCAGCTTGCCGGAAGGGGATGAGTTCCGGCATGTCTTCAACGCCACGGGGACATTTGACTACTACTGCATTCCGCATGAGGCCAACGGAATGGTCGGCACGGTGACCGTCGAAGCGGCCGAACCGAGGATTGTCGATGTTTTTGTTTCGGGTGTGACATTCAATCCCGCGGTGGTGACCATCAACCCGGGCGATCAGGTGCGTTGGACGGTCAATGGCTCGCACACGATCACCTCCGGCGCAGGCCCCACCGATCCCAACGCCGGCGACCGTTTCGATGAGACCGTCAACACCGGCAGCGTGATCACTGCCACCTTCAATGACTTGGGGACCATCCCTTACTTCTGCCAATTGCACTTCGCCATGGGGATGACCGGCACGATCAATGTTGTGCCGCGCACGTCCAGGACGGTCGAAGTCGAAGCGCTGGATTAG
- a CDS encoding TolC family protein codes for MGRNFGKAIIAALVCLTASATTVRAETLTLQQCIDRALATNGSAAYGLPSAREGYHRTGQGIWSAWGNLLPSLSHGYNYSYYKFPSTVIFDPTTGQFVESPGGSSTSWSTNFNLRQTLFDGGANVYRVAQAYHSRAVSSENLRGAENALVLGVKQAYFDLLKAQKLVGVQEAAVRRAEQFHKTIESKYELGSASLSEVLKAKVEVGNAQLLLLQRKNDVQTNMANLNSILNRPVDEALEIADVPLEDPAHPTYAEALAMARKESPDMLAAKANVRVAKNEMGIARSTLFPTFSWSASRNFTPQNRDDLLKFDGDYGTWSVNASLGFTLFDAFHWKTAISNAKVGLKYARESEQQTASAVDLAVKQAYLGVELANESRRLAEQTEASAQEDFNLAQEKYNLGAATILDLLDAQASLTEAQTARVNALYDQYLAVARLENAIGRR; via the coding sequence ATGGGACGCAACTTCGGGAAGGCAATCATCGCGGCGCTGGTGTGTCTGACGGCGTCGGCAACCACGGTGCGGGCGGAAACGCTGACGCTCCAGCAGTGCATCGACCGGGCGCTGGCGACCAACGGCTCGGCCGCCTACGGCCTGCCGTCGGCCCGCGAAGGGTATCACCGCACCGGCCAGGGCATCTGGAGCGCCTGGGGCAATCTGTTGCCGTCGCTGTCGCACGGATACAACTACAGCTACTACAAGTTCCCCTCGACGGTGATCTTCGACCCAACGACCGGGCAGTTTGTGGAATCGCCCGGCGGTTCCTCGACCTCGTGGTCGACCAACTTCAATCTGCGGCAGACGCTCTTTGACGGCGGCGCCAATGTCTACCGGGTGGCGCAGGCCTATCACAGCCGCGCCGTCTCCTCCGAGAACCTGCGCGGCGCCGAAAACGCGCTCGTGTTGGGCGTCAAGCAGGCCTACTTCGACCTGCTGAAGGCGCAAAAACTGGTCGGCGTGCAGGAAGCCGCCGTGCGCCGCGCCGAGCAATTTCATAAGACGATCGAAAGCAAGTATGAGTTGGGGTCGGCTTCGCTCTCGGAAGTGCTCAAGGCCAAGGTGGAAGTCGGCAACGCCCAGTTGCTCCTGCTGCAGCGCAAAAACGACGTCCAGACCAACATGGCCAACCTGAATTCGATCCTCAATCGGCCGGTGGACGAGGCGCTGGAGATTGCCGACGTGCCTCTGGAAGACCCGGCGCATCCGACCTACGCCGAAGCGCTGGCGATGGCGCGCAAGGAGTCGCCGGACATGCTGGCCGCCAAAGCCAATGTCCGCGTCGCCAAAAACGAGATGGGCATCGCCCGGTCGACGTTGTTTCCGACCTTCTCATGGAGCGCCTCGCGCAACTTCACGCCGCAAAACCGCGACGATCTGCTGAAGTTCGACGGCGATTATGGCACATGGTCGGTCAACGCCTCGCTGGGGTTTACGCTTTTTGACGCGTTCCACTGGAAGACCGCCATCTCCAACGCCAAGGTCGGACTCAAGTATGCCCGCGAAAGCGAGCAGCAGACCGCCTCGGCGGTCGATCTGGCGGTCAAGCAGGCGTATCTCGGTGTGGAGCTGGCCAACGAGAGCCGCCGACTGGCCGAGCAGACCGAGGCCTCGGCGCAGGAGGATTTCAACCTCGCCCAGGAAAAGTACAATCTCGGCGCGGCGACCATCCTCGATCTGCTCGACGCGCAGGCGTCGTTGACCGAGGCGCAAACCGCGCGGGTCAATGCGTTGTATGATCAATATCTGGCCGTGGCGCGGCTGGAAAACGCCATCGGCCGTCGCTAA
- the murA gene encoding UDP-N-acetylglucosamine 1-carboxyvinyltransferase, whose protein sequence is MDKFVIKGGRKLSGTVRIDSSKNSTLPIICAALLAESGKTVLTHIPDLVDIRTAIAVCEHVGARCVYDAQAQTLTIDASGVTGHEVPYDLMRRMRASFLYLGALLGRLREAKVSLPGGCAFGPRPVDLHIKGFEALGVKFVEDHGYVHGDGANMKAATFVFDRPTHTGTENLMIGAAMLPGETVLVNAACDPEIEDVADFLNKMGARITGAGTTTIRIEGVKSLRGCEHRPIPDRLEAGTFMMAAGITNGTVELTDVTPSHLEAVTAKLREMGCTISCGRQTMTVTGPAKLWPTRVIAFPYPGFPTDLQPAILALLAVADGASLVSDTVFPNRFSHAMEMTRMGADIQISGDEARISGVPRLHGAAVMAADIRAGAGVVLAALGAEGISEVRRVYHIDRGYDHLEVKLAGLGADIQRAKDE, encoded by the coding sequence TTGGACAAATTCGTCATCAAGGGTGGACGGAAACTCTCCGGCACGGTCCGGATTGACAGCTCGAAGAACTCCACTCTGCCGATCATCTGCGCGGCCCTGCTGGCCGAATCCGGCAAGACGGTCTTAACCCACATTCCCGATCTGGTCGACATCCGCACCGCGATTGCCGTCTGCGAGCATGTCGGCGCGCGCTGTGTCTACGACGCCCAGGCCCAGACGCTGACGATCGACGCCTCCGGTGTGACGGGGCACGAGGTCCCCTACGATCTCATGCGCCGCATGCGCGCCTCGTTCCTCTACCTGGGGGCGCTACTGGGCCGTCTCCGCGAGGCCAAAGTGTCGCTACCCGGCGGCTGTGCTTTCGGGCCGCGTCCGGTGGACCTTCACATCAAAGGCTTCGAAGCGCTGGGTGTGAAGTTTGTCGAAGACCACGGTTACGTCCATGGTGACGGGGCGAACATGAAGGCGGCCACGTTTGTCTTCGACCGTCCCACCCACACCGGCACCGAGAACCTGATGATCGGCGCGGCAATGCTGCCGGGGGAGACGGTGCTGGTCAACGCCGCCTGCGATCCGGAAATCGAAGATGTCGCCGATTTCCTCAACAAGATGGGCGCCCGGATCACCGGCGCCGGCACCACCACGATCCGGATCGAGGGGGTCAAATCGCTGCGTGGCTGCGAGCATCGCCCGATTCCCGACCGCCTCGAAGCCGGCACCTTCATGATGGCCGCCGGCATCACCAACGGCACAGTCGAACTCACCGACGTGACCCCGTCGCACCTGGAGGCGGTCACCGCCAAGTTGCGCGAGATGGGTTGCACGATCTCATGCGGCAGGCAGACCATGACCGTGACCGGGCCGGCCAAGCTCTGGCCAACACGGGTCATTGCCTTTCCCTATCCCGGCTTTCCCACCGACCTGCAGCCGGCAATCCTGGCATTGTTGGCCGTGGCCGATGGCGCCTCGCTGGTCTCCGATACAGTCTTTCCCAATCGGTTTTCCCATGCCATGGAGATGACCCGGATGGGGGCCGATATTCAGATTTCCGGCGACGAGGCCCGTATTTCGGGCGTACCGCGTCTGCATGGCGCGGCGGTGATGGCCGCCGACATCCGTGCCGGGGCGGGCGTGGTCCTGGCCGCCCTCGGCGCCGAGGGAATATCCGAGGTCCGTCGGGTGTATCACATCGACAGAGGGTACGATCACCTCGAGGTCAAACTCGCCGGGCTGGGGGCCGACATCCAACGCGCCAAAGACGAATAG